The DNA window CTCGCCGTCTTTCAGGCTGATCTTCATCAGGCCCGAATCAACGCCGCGATTGACGCCCAGGGTTTTTCCCCGGCGGGTGCTGCCGTCGGGGAAGATAAAGGTTACGGTGCGGCCGGGCTTGCCGTTCACGTGGGCTGCGGTCAGCACGAAGCCGTCTTCGCTGATCACGACGCCGCTGCCCTGGGCCGAGCCGACCCGAACGCCGACGACTGTTTCGTTCACCTTTTTGACGACTTCGTGAACGCGGTCCTGCATCGCTTTCAAGTCGGCGACGCTCGCAGGCGTTGAGCCCGCAAAGATGGTTTCCACGTCGGCGTCTTTAGCGGAGACGGTCGCGGCTGAGGACAAGCAAAGAATGATTATCGCCAGCTGGAGTCTCAAAGCACCCTTTCCCCGTTCGATCTGGGTCCTGGAGAAAACTCTGCGACCTTGAAACCAGCGAAAAGTGGATTGGGGCATAGGTTCTTTCCTGCGACGACTGCCAGATTCGAAATCGCGGCAAACCAGGGTGGTGGGCCAGGCGGGTAGCGATTCATATTCCAAGTAGTTAATAATATCGTATTTGACGGAATAAATCCCCTCAACTGCAAAAACCTCGCCAGGTTCCATTTGTTCTGCGAAATCCGTCCCTGCCAGGGGACTGGCCGATCAGCACTCTGGCGCCGTGAAAACAAGCGTTCAGGAGTCGATCATGCCGAAATTAGTCATTGGTTGCGGGTACCTGGGAGAACGGGCGGCGCAGCGCTGGTCCGACGAAGGACATTTGGTCTACGCCATGACTCGCAGCGCCGAGCGCGCCAAGGTATTTGAGGCCCGCGGCTGGAAAGCGCTGGTCGCGGATGTGGCCGAACCAGACACCCTGCAGGTGCTGGCCGACTTGCCGCCGCTGGATACCGTTCTGTTCGCCGTAGGCTACGACCGCAGCGCGGGCCGCGACATCGCCGAGGTGTATGTCGACGGCCTGGCGAATGTGCTCAAGGCTTTCAGCGGGCCGCAGGCGGTTTCGCGTTTTCTCTACATCAGCTCCACAGGCGTGTATCGCCAAAGCCAGGGCGAAGCGGTGAATGAATTGTCGCCCTGTGAGCCAACACGCGAAGGCGGAAAAGCTTGCCTGGCGGCTGAGAACCTCCTCGCCCGGCATCCGCTGGGAGCACGCAGCGTGATCCTGCGTTTGGCGGGAATCTATGGACCGGGTCGCGTGCCCCGCAGGGCGGAGATCCTCGCCGGCGAACCGTTACCGGCGCCCAGCAACGGCCACTTGAATCTGATCCATGTCGACGACGCCGTGAGCGTGGTGCTGCAGGCCGAAGCCCATGCTCCGCTGCCGCGGTTGTACGTGGTCAGCGACGGCGCGCCGGTG is part of the Lignipirellula cremea genome and encodes:
- a CDS encoding SDR family oxidoreductase, producing the protein MPKLVIGCGYLGERAAQRWSDEGHLVYAMTRSAERAKVFEARGWKALVADVAEPDTLQVLADLPPLDTVLFAVGYDRSAGRDIAEVYVDGLANVLKAFSGPQAVSRFLYISSTGVYRQSQGEAVNELSPCEPTREGGKACLAAENLLARHPLGARSVILRLAGIYGPGRVPRRAEILAGEPLPAPSNGHLNLIHVDDAVSVVLQAEAHAPLPRLYVVSDGAPVLRREYYAEVARAYGAAPPTFCEPEPDSPAAQRAAGDKRIDASLMRKELPIEWQYPSYREGLAAHCRPAD